One window of Tachysurus vachellii isolate PV-2020 chromosome 21, HZAU_Pvac_v1, whole genome shotgun sequence genomic DNA carries:
- the si:ch1073-513e17.1 gene encoding sialin has protein sequence MALRDGWSSPSTVDDTFFDQEGEETPLLQKHSEQHTVSPQCCSVRYNLAFMMFLGFAVVYGLRVNLSVAMVAMVNTTGIQPVFNDSESKECPASSTTSNNSNENLDQPDGIPRYPWNPQTQGMLLGAFFFGYIFTQVPGGYLSGLCGGSRFLGGGVLGTAILTILTPLAAQLGINWLFALRALEGFGEGVTFPAMMAMWACWAPPLERARLMTISGAGGNFGAFVAFPLTGFICHSMGWPAVFYCCGGAGCLWAVLWFFMVSDEPRTHPRITDREKEYIINSIGSEGGSHGWSVPLLPLVHSGPLWAIIITQMCANWSYYTLLTSLPTYMDTILHFDLRQNSFLSALPYLGGWLFSLLSGVCADKLLEKEILSVTSVRKIFTSAGMLIPAGLLVAVGFSGCSGILAVTFLTLSSTFGGISSAGVFINQIDIAPQYSGFLQGITNTFGTIPGILAPVITGQLTKDHTLMGWRKVFYVSAGVNVFGALYYTLFGSGKIQAWALKENKETVSTP, from the exons ATGGCCCTACGTGATGGATGGTCTAGTCCCTCAACTGTGGATGATACATTTTTCGATCAGGAAGGAGAGGAAACACCGCTGCTGCAGAAACACTCAGAACAACATACAG TATCTCCTCAGTGCTGCTCTGTGCGATACAACCTGGCCTTCATGATGTTCCTCGGTTTCGCTGTGGTGTACGGGCTCCGGGTCAATCTCAGTGTCGCCATGGTCGCTATGGTCAATACAACTGGTATCCAGCCGGTGTTTAATGACAGTGAATCAAAGGAATGTCCAGCATCTTCTACTACCTCTAACAACAGCAATGAAAACCTTGATCAGCCAGATGGG ATACCAAGATACCCATGGAATCCTCAGACTCAGGGAATGCTGCTTGGTGCTTTCTTTTTTGGGTATATATTCACCCAGGTCCCCGGGGGATACCTGTCAGGTCTCTGTGGTGGGAGTAGGTTCCTGGGAGGAGGGGTTTTGGGTACAGCAATCCTCACTATTCTTACTCCTCTGGCTGCTCAGCTTGGGATCAATTGGCTGTTTGCTCTAAGAGCTCTGGAGGGTTTTGGAGAG GGCGTGACATTCCCTGCCATGATGGCTATGTGGGCCTGCTGGGCACCTCCGTTGGAGAGAGCTCGTCTGATGACTATCTCAGGAGCAGGAGGAAATTTTGGTGCTTTCGTTGCTTTCCCTCTTACAGGCTTCATATGTCACAGTATGGGCTGGCCTGCAGTCTTCTACTGCTGTG GGGGCGCAGGATGTCTTTGGGCAGTATTGTGGTTCTTCATGGTGTCAGATGAACCTCGCACACATCCAAGAATAactgacagagaaaaagaatacATTATCAACTCTATAGGCTCAGAG GGAGGTTCTCACGGTTGGTCGGTGCCGTTGTTGCCCTTGGTGCACTCAGGCCCTCTCTGggccatcatcatcacacagatGTGTGCTAACTGGTCTTATTACACTCTGCTTACCTCGCTGCCTACCTACATGGACACAATTCTGCACTTTGACCTGCGCCAG AACTCCTTCCTGTCAGCCTTACCCTACTTGGGTGGCTGGTTGTTCTCTCTcctctcaggtgtgtgtgcagacaAACTTTTGGAGAAGGAGATACTAAGTGTAACGTCTGTCCGCAAAATCTTCACTTCTGCAG GCATGCTCATCCCAGCAGGACTCCTGGTTGCTGTTGGATTCTCTGGGTGCAGTGGCATCCTGGCTGTTACCTTTCTCACACTCTCCAGCACTTTTGGGGGCATCAGTTCAGCTGGAGTCTTCATAAACCAGATTGATATTGCTCCTCA GTATTCTGGCTTTCTGCAAGGGATCACCAACACCTTTGGCACAATCCCAGGAATACTTGCACCGGTGATAACGGGTCAACTTACCAAAGAC CATACTCTGATGGGCTGGAGGAAGGTTTTCTATGTGTCAGCAGGAGTGAATGTATTTGGAGCCTTATACTACACACTGTTTGGCAGTGGAAAGATCCAAGCTTGGGCTCTAAAGGAGAACAAAGAGACAGTCAGTACACCGTGA
- the ppt1 gene encoding palmitoyl-protein thioesterase 1 isoform X2, protein MASLLLFGSLLLISGAAQGSNTSIPLVIWHGMGDNCCNPMSMGGIKKMVEEQLPGIYVLSLMIGKTIAEDTESGFFKDVNEQVAFACDKIAKDPKLKGGYNAMGFSQGGQFLRAVAQRCPNPPMKTLISVGGQHQGVYGLPRCPGESSHICDWIRKALNSGAYTDAVQKHLVQAQYWHDPLNDDLYKKHSLFLADINQERVVNETYKKNLMTLEKFVMVKFLQDTVVDPVISEWFGFFKTGQAKETETLLESALFKEDRLGLAEMKKAGKLVFLKTDGDHLQFTQEWFNTNLIPFLR, encoded by the exons ATGGCATCGCTGCTGCTCTTCGGATCACTGCTTTTAATCTCTGGAGCAGCGCAAGGGTCCAATACCTCCATCCCTTTGGTCATATGGCATGGAATGG GGGATAACTGCTGCAACCCTATGAGTATGGGCGGTATAAAGAAAATGGTGGAAGAACAACTGCCTGGTATATACGTGCTGTCTCTTATGATTGGAAAAACTATAGCAGAG GACACAGAAAGTGGATTTTTCAAGGACGTTAATGAGCAAGTTGCCTTTGCATGTGATAAAATAGCAAAGGACCCTAAACTGAAGGGAGGATACAATGCAATGGGCTTCTCTCAGGGCGGACAGTTTCT acGTGCTGTGGCACAGAGATGTCCTAACCCTCCAATGAAGACTCTCATCTCAGTTGGTGGACAGCATCAAG GAGTTTATGGTTTGCCTCGATGCCCTGGTGAGAGTTCTCATATTTGTGACTGGATCCGAAAGGCACTAAACTCAGGGGCCTACACAGATGCAGTGCAGAAACA CTTGGTGCAGGCGCAGTACTGGCACGATCCACTCAATGATGacttgtacaaaaagcatagtCTGTTTCTTGCTGATATAAATCAAGAGCGG GTGGTGAATGAGACCTACAAGAAAAACCTCATGACTTTGGAGAAGTTTGTAATGGTTAAGTTTCTACAAGACACCGTTGTGGACCCTGTGATATCTGAG TGGTTTGGCTTCTTCAAAACTGGTCAGGCTAAGGAGACTGAGACTTTGCTGGAAAGTGCCTTATTTAAAGAG GATCGCCTGGGACTGGCAGAGATGAAAAAAGCTGGAAAATTGGTGTTTCTCAAGACTGACGGAGATCATTTACAGTTTACTCAAGAGTGGTTTAACACCAATTTAATCCCATTTTTGAGGTAA
- the ppt1 gene encoding palmitoyl-protein thioesterase 1 isoform X1, producing the protein MKQILNKQISESKDVHYLDKTECAQPLRCVNKPALTSRSYDRKSLKTLISKACGLTKRNSFRPNMASLLLFGSLLLISGAAQGSNTSIPLVIWHGMGDNCCNPMSMGGIKKMVEEQLPGIYVLSLMIGKTIAEDTESGFFKDVNEQVAFACDKIAKDPKLKGGYNAMGFSQGGQFLRAVAQRCPNPPMKTLISVGGQHQGVYGLPRCPGESSHICDWIRKALNSGAYTDAVQKHLVQAQYWHDPLNDDLYKKHSLFLADINQERVVNETYKKNLMTLEKFVMVKFLQDTVVDPVISEWFGFFKTGQAKETETLLESALFKEDRLGLAEMKKAGKLVFLKTDGDHLQFTQEWFNTNLIPFLR; encoded by the exons ATGAAACAAATCTTAAACAAGCAGATATCGGAAAGCAAAGACGTACACTATTTGGATAAGACTGAATGTGCGCAGCCGTTGCGCTGTGTGAACAAACCCGCTTTAACGAGTCGATCATATGACCGAAAGTCTCTGAAAACACTGATCTCTAAAGCATGCGGATTGACCAAACGTAACTCATTCAG ACCAAACATGGCATCGCTGCTGCTCTTCGGATCACTGCTTTTAATCTCTGGAGCAGCGCAAGGGTCCAATACCTCCATCCCTTTGGTCATATGGCATGGAATGG GGGATAACTGCTGCAACCCTATGAGTATGGGCGGTATAAAGAAAATGGTGGAAGAACAACTGCCTGGTATATACGTGCTGTCTCTTATGATTGGAAAAACTATAGCAGAG GACACAGAAAGTGGATTTTTCAAGGACGTTAATGAGCAAGTTGCCTTTGCATGTGATAAAATAGCAAAGGACCCTAAACTGAAGGGAGGATACAATGCAATGGGCTTCTCTCAGGGCGGACAGTTTCT acGTGCTGTGGCACAGAGATGTCCTAACCCTCCAATGAAGACTCTCATCTCAGTTGGTGGACAGCATCAAG GAGTTTATGGTTTGCCTCGATGCCCTGGTGAGAGTTCTCATATTTGTGACTGGATCCGAAAGGCACTAAACTCAGGGGCCTACACAGATGCAGTGCAGAAACA CTTGGTGCAGGCGCAGTACTGGCACGATCCACTCAATGATGacttgtacaaaaagcatagtCTGTTTCTTGCTGATATAAATCAAGAGCGG GTGGTGAATGAGACCTACAAGAAAAACCTCATGACTTTGGAGAAGTTTGTAATGGTTAAGTTTCTACAAGACACCGTTGTGGACCCTGTGATATCTGAG TGGTTTGGCTTCTTCAAAACTGGTCAGGCTAAGGAGACTGAGACTTTGCTGGAAAGTGCCTTATTTAAAGAG GATCGCCTGGGACTGGCAGAGATGAAAAAAGCTGGAAAATTGGTGTTTCTCAAGACTGACGGAGATCATTTACAGTTTACTCAAGAGTGGTTTAACACCAATTTAATCCCATTTTTGAGGTAA